The nucleotide sequence acagctgactttgtgaggaccagtttgagcCTTTAACCTacagagtgaagacatttttatcagagtgaggaccccccccccctttaatggactgtttgggaGTCAAGActttggttttagggttagaattaggttaaggGTCCGGGTTAGGTATTTAGTTTGTTAGGATGGTTAGGCTGAGGGGCCACAGTCGGAAAAATCCATTTATCCAGTTTAATTTTGGGGTTACTTTCTTAATTTCTCATTATTGATATAAAcaaattttacatttaaattggaacacaggtttatttatttcacctaAACATTATTAGACCAAATATTGTAAACATATATAACTTTGATAGTCTGTTCTTAAGATCACGACTCTGATATAAATGCTGCTAATTAGAATGGAACAGACATTTTCAATTAAAGTTTTAGTTATTGAGAAATCAGATGTAAAAATGATGTACTTTCTTAATTACTTAGAAATAATACATGGTAATACAATTATACTCATTAAagtaataaattaattttatctactttaacttaactttaaatacatttttaaatgtcattaactTTCGTAAACAGCTCAAACGCCAGTCACCAAATGTTCCTCATCAACTGTAAACTGaaattaatttatttcaaattgttttATGAAGTTTTCTTTATCAAGTTCTCGCATTTTACTTCAGCTACGTCTTCAGAAATCCAGttgagaataataaaataatcctctgGAGAATGAGGCTTTGTTACAGCAGAAGTTCTCATATTCACCAAATACCTTATCGTATGTCTCACAAACAGCCACATGCAGGACACGGCACTATTggtaattttcattttattataaaaaacagtatttgagtccacagtttgtgtttctttgtacagtaaaaaatattaaattaaaatcccAAAGTTCAGAAAGATAAAGATGGAGTTGAGGAGGAAGGGAGATCAACTTTCTCgtagaagagggagggagggagggagggagggagggaggggattTAAAGTCCGAGGGAAGCAGCAACGGGGCCGAGGCAGAAAGACACGGAGACTTTCTCCTCATTTCTGTGCAACACAGTTCATTTGGATCAAAATCTTCTGTTTACTCCAAACAGTAGAATCCTAAAAACACTAAAAGGAGCCCACCCCACCCAGTTTCTTTTCTCCATGTCCCAGCTCATGTACTCAAAATGTTACAGGCACACAGGTatgcaccccccctccccaagcCTCCACTGCTCCATATTAAGTGTCTTTAAAAAGGAAGGAGTGCACACACATTCGAGGGAGAGGGCTTGCATGTTTGCGAGGGATTAGTCCCTTCCAGCATGGCCGATGTCCAACGCAGAGGCTGGTGGAGACGCCACGATGTGTCCGCTCAACATCTCAAACTCACAGCAGACCCTCAACCGCTGCGataaaacactgacatttctttctcccccacctggacagacccaactaAAGACGGCTACAGCGAAGTGAAACAAGAACTAacgcccccccccacccctcccgacagtcaataacaaaaatatatttctatacAAATTTAAGCAGTCTCAGGGTACATAACACCCCCGCCCCACCccctttaaagaaaacaataaataaagcaaaCCCAAACATTTGAAAAGGAGGATATGCATCATGTTTGgatttacaataataatattaataataataatccacaTCACTCTGCAAAACAGAAATAGACAGACTGAATGATGGGAAACAAAACCGATAAAAAAGTTCTTTGCATTAAATCATTTCCTCTTTAATCTTGACCACGTTTAAAAccttaaaaacatttcttaaaaaagGCAAGTTCTCCTATTTACCCCCGAAAATATGACCTTTCTTCTATTCAGCAAGATGTGGAGGTGAGGAGGCTGCTCGAGAAACCgccccccctctctgtccacGATtggcaaaaaaatatattaacagCAATAACTTACAATTCATTTATTCTAATTCATTTAACGACTGCTTGATTTATTGTTCATCTCCCATAGGAAGTTCAGTTCAATGCATctttattgaaaacattttaaataacatttaataatagtataaaaaagaaaggctaagtaataacaataacactGTCCTGGGTGAGTGCAGTTTGTGCGAAGAATCACGGAGCATTTCAGCTCAACATGACACGTTAGTAGAATTCCTACATGATGTCTAAAGGGTTGTGATTCATATTCTGGCCCAGTGGGTCCTGACTGTTTCCCCCTGGTCCGTGGAGACCGGCCATGCCACTCAGCTGAGATAACATGGCGCTCTGGTCCGACCCAAACTGCTCCATAGAgttctgttgctgctgttgttgtggagGGACCCCCATGCCTGGGTGGTGCTGGTTCAGATGGCCTGGGTGAGGAGAACCCGTCTGCATCTGAGGAGAGATGTGATGTGGGGAGGGCTGGGGCTGCATGCGCGGGGACGGGCTGGAGTGCGGTGGCTGGGACTGAGGTCTGGGGGAGGGCTGTGGAGATCGCACCTGGTTAGCCAGCGATGTGGGCATTGTCTGGCCCTGCAGGTGCGGGGACTGGGCCAtctgctgcggctgctgagGACTCATGGGATTGCTGTGCTGGGCCGGTGACCCGCCGGGGccaagatgctgctgctgctgctggagcagcCTCTGGTGGAGGGCCTGTTGTAGCAGAGCTTGAGAAGATGGAGGGCCACCTTGAGTGGGCTGAGGGCCTTGAGATGGCTGCTGAGGACCTCCCACACCTGGCCCTGCATCGCCCCCTGGCAGACCAGCCATTGcattctgctgctgcatctggaGGTGGTGCTGGTGCTGGAGCCTATGCTGCAGTGCAGCTGTAGCTTGCTGCTGGGCCACAGATCCTGGGTAACCTTGCCCCTGCTGGCCTGGGGGACCACCAGGCTGCTGGGCGCCATGAGGAGGACCTCCAGGCTGGCCCTGTCCCCCTGTTGGAGGCTGCATCCCAGACTGTCCCATGTAGCTCTGCCCCTGTGGTGGTTGTGGCTGCTGGAACTGACCGTGATTTACTCCcatttgttgttgctgctgctgctgctgttgttgttgttgctgctgctgctgctggagatgcCTCCTCATGAGCATCTCTCTAAACTGGGTAGTGTTGAGATTTCCCATCTGTGGCCCCTGGCCATGCATACCCCTTCCTCccccttgctgctgctgctgctgctgttgctgttgttgttgctgctgctgctgctgctgctgctgctgctgttgttgttgttgttgttgttgctgttgttgctgctgcagagctgccacttgttgttgttgtaaactACTGAGCATTGgcctctgttgctgctgttgtaactgttgctgctgttgtaactgttgttgctgttgtaactgctgttgctgttgtaactgctgttgctgttgtaaCTGTTGTTGCTGaagttgctgttgctgctgctgttgcagctgctgttgctgctgctgctgtagctgggCCATAGTGGCCATGTTGACATTCGTCCCTCCCTGACCTGCCATATGCATCCCAGGCTGGCCGGAGCCTGCAGAATTCATGTTCACCTGTGGTCCCCCTCCTGCCATGACATTACCAACAGGACCCCCTGTGGGTCCAGGACCTCCCGGCACGACACCCGGTCCACCTGGAGCCCCCTGCACCCCCTTGTATTTTGAAGCCCTCTGCTTAATAAAAGCAGCCATGAGCTGTGGATTAGACCGCAAGATGTTGAGGACTTGCTGCTGCTGGATCGGTGAGCTAGGCGAGCGGAGAGTCCGTAACAGGTCTTGGAGGGCAGCCTGGGGGATGTTGACACCAGTAGCTCCAGGGACAGCTCCCCCTGGGACACCGGCACCTTGCTGCTGTGCCATGTTTATCAAGGCAGCATGGCCCTGAGCTTgttggtggtgctgctgctgttgttgctgctgctgctgctgctgctgctgttgttgctgttgctgctgctgctgttgttgttgttgttgttggtgttgttgttgttgttgctgctgttgttgaatttgctgctgctgagctgccATCATGGCTGGATGGCTCATTTGGTTCATCATAGCTTGTCTCTGCTGGGGTGGCATCCCCTGGGCTGCccactgctgttgctgctgctgctgctgagggttTTGAAGTGGTGCACCCATCCTCTGCTGCATTTGAGGGGGGAGTGGGCCCTGGGGTAGGTTACCCTGCTGAGGGGTTTGCTGCATGGGCCCCCCAGGACCAACCATCATGCCTGGTGCAGCGCTTTGTTGTTGATCCATGTGGGCACGAGCAGCTGCCACTGCGGCCGTCTGTTGTGGCATGCCCTGAGGTCCAACCATCCCTACTGCCCCTGGGTGTCCCATGGCCATCTGTTGACCTTGACCCTGTTGATGGTGCGGGTGAGGAGGCATCAAGCCTGCAGCTGCCTGGGCGGCTTGTCGTTGCAGAGCCATCTTTCTCTGAGCATCAGCTACCTGTTGGATCTTCATGGCGATTTCTACTGCTGCCGGTGGAGGCCCAGAAGgaggctgctgttgctgctgtgaaagGGGAGGCTGGGCCTGGGGCTGGTTAGGAGGTTGCTGGCCCCCAATACTTCCAGCCATGACAGTGCCACCAGGCTGTGGCTGGGGAGGTGTTGCAGACCCAAGAACTGGTTTGCCCTGGGACTGATGGATTGGGGAGGAGCCTGGAGGTCTGCTGGCATATGGAGGCAAATTGTTCGGGTGCTGTTGGATTTGTTGAGGGTTGGTCCCTGCTCCactatgctgctgctgctgctgctgctgctgctgttgttgttggacTTGAAGcatctgctgctgatgttggGGAGAACTCATTATCCCACCAGCCCCACCACCTCCGGCCGTCGCCATCTGCTGAAACTGGTGGTGAAGGGGGTGTTGAGGAGGCATGCCACTTTGTGAGGGCATCCCAccttgctgctgttgctggaCTCCAGGTCCTGGACCCATTCCCTGTTGCGGGACTGGAGGCATGGTCTGAGTTGGTGTCTGGGGAGTTGGGGGCTGGGTTCCTCCAGACGTAGGGGTACTTGGTGCTGTGCTACCATTGTTCCCTGGTGATGGAAGTCCAACAACAGGTCCTCCGGGTGGCCCACCAGCGGGCTGCCCGACCCTCTGCATGCTGGCCATTCTTCTCCTTAACATTTGTGCCTGCTGGAGCCTGtgctgtagctgctgctgccgcaGCTTTTGCTTGATGTTCAGACAGAACGGGACTGGACATTTGTTCTCTTGACAGTGTTTAGCATGGTAGCAGCACAGAGCAATGAGCTGCTTGCAGATGGGGCAGCCACCATTCGTCTTGCGCTTGCAGCCTTTTGTGTGCTGAACAACACGCTTCATCTTCTGGCAGGACGGCAGAGAGCAGTTGGCGTTGCGGCACTGGCACGCATGGACCAGCGACTGAATACACCGCTGGATGCTTAGACGACGGGAGTCTCCAGGGCTCTGAGTAGCTGCTGCTGACTGGTTGTTGCTGTCGTCATCCAGCCCAAGCCCCAGTTTATCCATCTTGTGCTCATGACCTTTAATGTTGTAGCAGGTGATGCACAAGTCATAgtcctgcaggaggaaggaaaagTAGAGAGATGGGAAAATTAATACAAGCACATGAATCATTGAAACAAGTTAAACCAAAGTGTTACAAAtcaatttttttacattacacatTCAATAAATGTTCATGTCTCAACGTGTCTTTTGATAAATCCACAACTGCTTCATCTTGATAAACAGTTATCTTCTCACCCACATTTTACAGTAACACAAACAGTTTTGCTGTTGTGCAACTTTAACATCTGAAGAAACAGCAGTGAGTCTTTGTAACTCCTCCCACATGAATTTTTCATACTTTCAGCAAGGAATGCTGACAACGAACACTACAGCCAAAGAGCTATTGTAAGGGCTCACTGGTGCCCTGGATACTAAACAGCTGCCCAGCACCGCAGAGACCCAGTCTGCAGAAGCAGTCTATTTGGCTGGACACCCCAGTGAACACAACTAGCAACGATTGGAAGAGGGTGATGAGGAGCCATGGTGGAGCTGCTGAAACACTGACTGTAGAACAACAGAATCAGCTGTTCCAAATTGGAAGGGGAGACAAAAATCTGTTTATCCACCGTGCTTCTGTGGTCTACTTTCTACTAAAACCTCTTCCTTTATTCATTCAGCAGCCACCTTATGTAAGAGAAAATCTGAGGAGTTAAGcgttaaaatattatatttgcaTATATAACCAACCTTAAGAATATTAAATTCCAAAAGTATATAAGAGTTATTACATTAAGCAACAATTTAATTCATGTCTGAGCTCCTAGCTCTTTCTGGAACACTCATGAAAAAAAAGGATTGAGCTCTGGggatattttagtttaaaaaaatttacatTACTGCCACACAGCTCCCAACTGTATGTGCAGGTATTTAGTCTTAGGTAATACTACCCAAAGACTGCAGAGTTTTTACCAGCTAATACTGTAAGTAACATCATAGTATTTAAATTTTTGATTCTCACCTCGCAGACGGTGCAGTGGAAGCGGGTCTCCACGTGGTGTTTACACTCATTGCAAGTGTAAACGAAGCGGTCCTGGCTCTGGTTGTGCAGCTCCACCAACATACACATGGAGCTCCACATGGACCTCCTCAGAGAGCTGAACTCCAGGTGCTTGTCCCTGGCCAGAGTCAGGAAGGCGTCGCGGCCATCCATCAGGTCACAGGCCATCAGCGGGTCTACGTCAGTGATGGGGGGCAGGGAGTTGGCTGTGGGTCCGGCAATGAGGCGGATGACAAAGAAAACCTGGGAATAAAAGTGGAGGTCAGCTGTAAATTTCCTCAGATTGTGTGGATGATGTGTGATTCATGCCCTCATCTGTTAAATTCATTTTGCACTTAAGAGGAAAGCAAAACATAGTACAAAGGAATATTCCCAGAATTATTTATACTTTCCCATAACTGAAAACAAGGATCAGTATCTTACTAGAGAATATCCTTGATTTAGTAAGTTATTATAATATTCTTAAATAAAACAGTTAGCATATactgctacacacacatacctccTTATGTTTCTCCATGGTAGCGTAGAGTTTCTGAGAAAGGTCATTGGAAACATTGGGCATCCCCGGTTTCTTCTTGTTGGCTCGGCTCAAGCTGCTCTTGTTCTTGCTCGTCTTTTTATTGTTCTTCTTTTTGGCATTCTTGCTGTCTCCTTTTGTAGCCTGtgcatgtttaaataaatgtttcaataCATAACACGGCATTAACAAACATTAAGAGTCTGAAAGTGATGAACGCATGTGGACTCTCGCTCTACTCACATCTGTGCTCTCAGTGGAGGTactgttctcctctctcttcctctcctcctcctcctgctccagctccttgatGCTCTCCTCCAGCACGTTTGGCCAGAAGTCGCCCTCAAAATATGGCAGCTCCTTGGGGCTGGTCAGCCGGTCCTCTGTCGCTTGCTTGAAAACATCCTGAGGGACAAAGAGAGGACCGTTAAATACTCACAGTTGATGTCATTAACAAATCATAGTATTGAGATGATCATTCTTGACCTGGGAGACAGcagattttagattttctttaattaaaaaacatgataGGGCTGCCACCTTGTAGATAAAATAAGACACTGAATACATCTGCATGTATGCAGTGAGACTAAGATGACTCATTCATGTCATGTTACTATCAAGGTTATAACGTGCGTCTACTGCAGTGAATGCTGATTGAATCCATTCACACGGCAGACAAAGGCCAGATGTTAAcaggtgttagtgggttttttaaCAAGTGGAAAGGGGGGTTTACTTTACTGATAAGTCAAGAGGGCATGTAATACATAAAGCTGATACAgagtgccctctgctggatcatgaCAAGAAGTACTTCGGATGGTCTGATGTGCTACATGTCTCACCTTGTAATCATGGACAATGCGCTCAGACACAGCCTTGTCCAGCATCTTCTTGTACCACTCCTGCAGGCGCTTTGGCTTGGGGATCTTCTGGTCCGACGGATGGCAGTGAAAGATGTAATCATCCCCTTCACTGGGTGGACAGGCCCAGATATGACCCGTTGTAAACCTGGAAGGGGAGACATGTAGTTTCATCAATTGAAGCATTCGTAAAGAAGTTAACTGACTTCCTTCTTTTTCCACCTGCCTCCAAAGATTTAAACTCTGCTCTTACCCCTGCCTCTTGACATACTCCAGGTAGCCAAGCAGGATCTCATGGTAGACAGCCGTCCTGAGGTGTCGAGGTTTGAAGAAGTGCACGCTGTCCAGGTAAGAGATGTACACTCGTCTCTGATTGGGAGGCGGGCAGTCGGAGCCGTACTCTTGAACATGCATGCCGAAAAAACACACGTCTGCTCCGTCGATGTCTTCGAATGCAAACAAGGCTTTCATCCTGTAGGGGAAGGACTCCGACATTTCTCCACTGTCCACAAATCTGGATAAAAAACAGGAAGCAAAAAGCTGGGTGAGTAAATCAGCTGTGAAATCCATGAAATGTCATCATCAACTCTTCCCTTCTCTTCAAACCAGCTCATAATTATCAAACCTCAGCCTGATGtgtgacctgctgctgtttgtctccatctttactaacttttcatttattttactttgcagTGAGACGCTCTGTTTAACAGATCAATCATTCACTCGTTAAGCTACAATCAGATCTAGACACAACTCAtctccttctcaatggagtTATTAGACAAAGACACGATGACACACCAGTGCTAAAGacatttttagacatgaactccgggGAATGTCCGCACAATTGGGTCCAGATTTTCTCTGGTTTATTTTATCAGAACACATTTCTACTTTAGTTGACGCTGTGGTATCCTGAAAGCACATACATCCAAACTTGATAAGCACTCGTTACCGAACAGAAGTAACAAAAACCAGAAGAAAAGAATTGCCGCACACCAGTAGATGCTCCCACAAACTCCCCTTTAATAGCCTCTCATCAAACATAATCAATAAGCCATGATCCTAAATTCATTTTATGGAGCTTCTTCCACCACACACagaatctgcagcagcaggtttaaCCTCTTACCTGGACTTCATGCCTGGCTTGACCTCAACCACCTTGTCCGAGACATGGACGACTCGGATGGTGATATCGCCAGATTCGGGGTGGCACTGTCGCTTGAGGTAGTCGTTCACGCGCATCTCCAAATAGCCCCCCAGCTTGGTCTGGGGAAGTCctatgaaaagacaaaaaaggagTCGGGTTaacaacaatttaaaatgatcatttacATTATTCTGATAAATTCTTCACATTTCAATGACGTCTGCCATGTCATCATACTCGTGGCCTTTTGTAGGGTAGTGgtcataaaacacaaaaaacatgtaTCTTGTATTTGTTCTCTGTACTCTACTTACTTTTAGCTGCGTATTTGTTCTCTTTCCGTGTCTTGTTTGCCTTTTTGAGGCAGTTGTCACATGTGAAGCTGTGGTTGGGGAGGAAACAAATAGTAAATCAAATTTGCAGGAAGCCATCTGCTCTGTCACAATAACCACCGGTGACTGCGATAAAAAGGCATAAATCAAGAGACAATTTGGTCTTTAATGTCAGTCGTTTCTTCCTCAAATGATAAAATGAGTCTGAAGTCACTTATAATTACAAACAGAACCCACATGTAGGGAAATCAAACTTTATGACTCGCTTTTCACACAAGCAACTTTTATTGTTGATGGAATAAATCAAAGCTCTAACTTCTAAACTTTTTCTCCAAACTTCTTCTCAACATGCTGAAACTGTGTGAGATTAGCTTGAGTCTGCAATGTTTACAGCTACGCAAAAATGTGCCGTCACATGTGTCATGACATAACAATATTTCCAGCACCTTTATGATGCTTTTCCTGATTTTAAAGCTTCAGGGAAAAAAGAATCGAGGAACACAAAAGGGTAAATTCATTTTCCAGACCCATGTGCTCATGTAACAGAATGTACAGTTTGCATATGATAGCTAGCTCACCCTGAAGGCCATATGGTTTCATGATGCAGGACACAGATCTGGTGCATTTTACGACCGCAGTCAATACATTCCACAAGCCTgagcagagagaagacaaaaaggcagaCACAATATTACTGTTTGTTCTTCTACAGGAGCAACAAAGTTACTGCCAAAACATTTATAACGATGGAATAGAACATCTTTTATCTCACAGCAatcattgaaaaataaattatcacaaggtcatgacaaaaaaacaaagttattaTGTTAAGAAGGGGACGTACAACTCGGGATCAAGTGTGTCGTTCTTCTTTCGTTGGAACTGGTCTTTGTTGATAGACCTGTGAGAAgtatcagaaaaacaaaatactgtAACAACACGGTAAATCCTCGGTGAACTAAACACTACGAACACAGTTTATCGTTATACTGATCATTTGTACAATCTAGAAATAGAAAAATCCTAACGTTGATATAACTTGTATTTTCTATGATGGTGATGAAACAAATactcaaataaaatcaaaggaATGTTTGTTTTACTAAGATGAACTCCATCAATTTTACACTCAGTTACTTCTGAAACAATTATCAGTATAACATCTTCAAGATAAAACAAcctgtgtgatgtcacagtggtGTCTTCAGGGTTATCTTGACTTCGGCTTAAGGCTTGAAATGTTTTACAGAAAGTCTCCATTACAAACTGAAGGTGCAGAGTTTAAAATGAGTCAGACAGGATCTGATGAAAGTCGCATTACGGGAAATCTAGTATTCACTTTAGCTTGACCCATACAAGAGACTAAAAGTCAGGAAAGCTTacatctgctgctgtgctgtttctttctgcatttttcaaaataaatctgtcttTTATGACTCCTCAAACTTTGCTGTACcgcaaatgttttctgtttttaaatgcttAAATTTCAACCAGacagataaaacaaaatctATAAACATTCAACAATTCGTGATCTTTAATCTAATTCCACCACTGAGCTGCTGGTGGGTCAGTTACTACAACGTGATACAAGCTGAATATATGTGATGCTGTCAAGACTAAGGAACAAGATGGTTTTAACCCTACCAACCAAGACATTTAATTGCTGACAGTTCTAATATCTAACTACTTGAGAAACTTTAGGttttatttgtgcttttgtCTGCTGGTGTGGGAGGAAGGCAGGAGTCTGAGAGTACTCACGTCTGAGGCTGAGAGGGGTCGTCCCCCAGGGAAACGCACTCGCCCTGGATTTCGTTGAAACACTTCTCACAGAAGTGGTACCTGTCAGCAAGAAGCCCATATTTTGGTGAACTACACCGTTCGCCATCatcacagccaatcacagagagggcaCGAAGA is from Paralichthys olivaceus isolate ysfri-2021 chromosome 5, ASM2471397v2, whole genome shotgun sequence and encodes:
- the ep300b gene encoding histone acetyltransferase p300 isoform X10, encoding MADNVLDSGPPSAKRPKLSSPALSVSASDGNDFGSFFDLEHDLPDELISSSDLGLTNGGDASQLHTTLGGIGGIGLGGGQDAAAKHKQLSELLRAGAPAQQGGPASNSTAPGASMGMMGVVSVSPGGPQAMPPHGQQQQQPGLMQQVGMVGGMAALNRAASMMGNQKGNTGQQGLMGGQVMNGSPRMGYPGNAGMGNSSNLLAETLQQQPMGPGGQAGMRPQQPGALNKMSMMANAGPYGGPYGQSAGQGLPGAGLGPQLQNKAGLPNNMANQFNMDKKVPPGQGMPGMPSQQQQPGAVGGVSVGGAAAVGGSQVGLNVVGAGPGTAPPTADPEKRKLIQQQLVLLLHAHKCQRREQANGEVRQCNLPHCRTMKNVLNHMTHCQAGKSCQVAHCASSRQIISHWKNCTRHDCPVCLPLKNAGDKRNQQSLLNSAGVGLVNSLGSGVPGGQSNTPSLNPPNQIDPSSIERAYAALGLTYQGNQMPQQQQTNMPNQGLQGQPGMRTLNTMGGNSMGVNGGVGVQSPNQQSTLLPDAMLHNSMNVQSLMNDSVGNLGSMPTATPPSAAGMRKSWHEDITQDLRNHLVHKLSVQAIFPTPDPAALKDRRMENLVAYARKVEGDMYESANSRAEYYHLLAEKIYKIQKELEEKRKTRLQKQGMMPGQPGIGSPGLPQGPPSMGQPPMIPGQPPNGPHIDPSMVRPAGPNQMVSRMQNPAGMNQFGQMGMQSMGQRSTPPLPLNSPMNQMGMGAPRMNQPNATQLQNQYLPQGQFPGSSPGLGSGPGGMNQPGPQTTVPQNQMSTPPSLPASSPAPQSASSAPGSGTPGGSMGPGSATGAGPLPSLPPSSTPTQPNSYPHCPSIRTNSPSPARSLTPQPHQTPPTLPGSQTPQPHTPSTPQLPPQQHPQQQQQQQQQQQQQQQQQQQQQQQQQQQQQQQQQQQQQQQQQQQQQQQQQQQQQQQQQQQQQQQQQQQQQQQQQQTLHQQQQQPPSSQTVNSEKAGQQTLGGVGASSGPQSGQASSVPNQNAHVPPQLPKTPLSAKPSLTAEVSSPASVNSSTDASSQPAPSNGPAASQEDVKMDVKKQEEDDDGTDSQGEGKGKMGKGQPDVKTEEKPEIKKEKLSSDGCKGEPMDTSSFSTTSSVATGEDKKPEVKKEPKEEEEGSGSTSTSSSPASSQSKKKIFKPEELRQALMPTLEALYRQDPESLPFRQPVDPQLLGIPDYFDIVKNPMDLSTIKRKLDTGQYQEPWQYVDDIWLMFNNAWLYNRKTSRVYKYCSKLAEVFESEIDPVMQGLGYCCGRKFEFSPQTLCCYGKQLCTIQRDAAYFSYQNRYHFCEKCFNEIQGECVSLGDDPSQPQTSINKDQFQRKKNDTLDPELLVECIDCGRKMHQICVLHHETIWPSGFTCDNCLKKANKTRKENKYAAKRLPQTKLGGYLEMRVNDYLKRQCHPESGDITIRVVHVSDKVVEVKPGMKSRFVDSGEMSESFPYRMKALFAFEDIDGADVCFFGMHVQEYGSDCPPPNQRRVYISYLDSVHFFKPRHLRTAVYHEILLGYLEYVKRQGFTTGHIWACPPSEGDDYIFHCHPSDQKIPKPKRLQEWYKKMLDKAVSERIVHDYKDVFKQATEDRLTSPKELPYFEGDFWPNVLEESIKELEQEEEERKREENSTSTESTDATKGDSKNAKKKNNKKTSKNKSSLSRANKKKPGMPNVSNDLSQKLYATMEKHKEVFFVIRLIAGPTANSLPPITDVDPLMACDLMDGRDAFLTLARDKHLEFSSLRRSMWSSMCMLVELHNQSQDRFVYTCNECKHHVETRFHCTVCEDYDLCITCYNIKGHEHKMDKLGLGLDDDSNNQSAAATQSPGDSRRLSIQRCIQSLVHACQCRNANCSLPSCQKMKRVVQHTKGCKRKTNGGCPICKQLIALCCYHAKHCQENKCPVPFCLNIKQKLRQQQLQHRLQQAQMLRRRMASMQRVGQPAGGPPGGPVVGLPSPGNNGSTAPSTPTSGGTQPPTPQTPTQTMPPVPQQGMGPGPGVQQQQQGGMPSQSGMPPQHPLHHQFQQMATAGGGGAGGIMSSPQHQQQMLQVQQQQQQQQQQQQHSGAGTNPQQIQQHPNNLPPYASRPPGSSPIHQSQGKPVLGSATPPQPQPGGTVMAGSIGGQQPPNQPQAQPPLSQQQQQPPSGPPPAAVEIAMKIQQVADAQRKMALQRQAAQAAAGLMPPHPHHQQGQGQQMAMGHPGAVGMVGPQGMPQQTAAVAAARAHMDQQQSAAPGMMVGPGGPMQQTPQQGNLPQGPLPPQMQQRMGAPLQNPQQQQQQQQWAAQGMPPQQRQAMMNQMSHPAMMAAQQQQIQQQQQQQQQHQQQQQQQQQQQQQQQQQQQQQQQQQQQHHQQAQGHAALINMAQQQGAGVPGGAVPGATGVNIPQAALQDLLRTLRSPSSPIQQQQVLNILRSNPQLMAAFIKQRASKYKGVQGAPGGPGVVPGGPGPTGGPVGNVMAGGGPQVNMNSAGSGQPGMHMAGQGGTNVNMATMAQLQQQQQQQLQQQQQQQLQQQQLQQQQQLQQQQQLQQQQQLQQQQQLQQQQQRPMLSSLQQQQVAALQQQQQQQQQQQQQQQQQQQQQQQQQQQQQQQQQQGGGRGMHGQGPQMGNLNTTQFREMLMRRHLQQQQQQQQQQQQQQQQQMGVNHGQFQQPQPPQGQSYMGQSGMQPPTGGQGQPGGPPHGAQQPGGPPGQQGQGYPGSVAQQQATAALQHRLQHQHHLQMQQQNAMAGLPGGDAGPGVGGPQQPSQGPQPTQGGPPSSQALLQQALHQRLLQQQQQHLGPGGSPAQHSNPMSPQQPQQMAQSPHLQGQTMPTSLANQVRSPQPSPRPQSQPPHSSPSPRMQPQPSPHHISPQMQTGSPHPGHLNQHHPGMGVPPQQQQQQNSMEQFGSDQSAMLSQLSGMAGLHGPGGNSQDPLGQNMNHNPLDIM